A DNA window from Pseudodesulfovibrio thermohalotolerans contains the following coding sequences:
- the secF gene encoding protein translocase subunit SecF, whose protein sequence is MGLQIIKPDTKIDFVGLRKIAFIVSAILILCGLGSLLIKGGPKYGIDFAGGMIVQVKIDKATDAASVKEAVKEVNLPGLVVQSIGLEGDHEYLIRTSSSDITSEEVRTKINKALTDNLGASFEIQRLEMVGPKVGADLRSQALEALFYAVLLIAVYISGRFEQRWTAAAVMAAALGGCVYGLGLLGLDMGWLILAALFITVGLCWYLKLNYALGAVAALIHDVLITVGLFSIMNKEFDLTIIAALLTLVGYSLNDTIIVFDRIRENVIARQGRMPFGQIINLSVNQTLSRTIMTSGTTLLVVLCLYIMGGSVIHDFALALLIGITVGTYSSIFVASPILYGFGPSELKATEEED, encoded by the coding sequence ATGGGACTTCAAATAATCAAACCTGATACCAAGATCGATTTTGTCGGCTTAAGAAAGATAGCCTTCATTGTCTCGGCGATCCTCATTCTGTGCGGTCTCGGCTCCCTGCTCATCAAGGGCGGCCCCAAGTACGGAATCGATTTCGCCGGCGGCATGATCGTCCAGGTCAAAATTGATAAGGCCACCGACGCAGCTTCCGTCAAGGAAGCCGTCAAAGAAGTCAACCTGCCCGGCCTGGTGGTACAGTCCATCGGCCTGGAAGGCGACCACGAATACCTGATCCGCACATCCTCCTCGGACATCACTTCCGAAGAGGTTCGGACGAAGATCAACAAGGCGTTGACCGACAACCTCGGCGCAAGCTTCGAAATTCAAAGGCTCGAAATGGTCGGCCCCAAGGTGGGCGCGGACCTTCGTTCCCAGGCTCTCGAAGCCCTGTTCTACGCGGTCCTGCTCATTGCCGTGTATATCTCCGGCAGATTCGAGCAACGCTGGACAGCGGCGGCGGTCATGGCTGCGGCCCTGGGCGGGTGCGTATACGGCCTGGGCCTTCTCGGCTTGGACATGGGCTGGCTCATTCTGGCGGCTCTGTTCATCACGGTCGGCTTGTGCTGGTATCTCAAGCTGAACTACGCCCTGGGCGCGGTTGCGGCACTCATCCATGACGTGCTCATCACGGTCGGCCTGTTCTCCATCATGAACAAGGAATTCGACCTGACCATCATCGCCGCGTTGCTGACTCTTGTTGGTTACTCGCTCAACGATACCATCATTGTCTTCGACCGCATTCGCGAGAACGTCATCGCCAGGCAGGGCAGAATGCCGTTCGGCCAGATCATCAATCTGTCGGTGAACCAGACCCTGTCCCGCACTATCATGACCTCGGGCACAACGCTTCTGGTCGTGCTTTGCCTGTACATCATGGGCGGCTCCGTCATTCACGACTTCGCCTTGGCGCTGCTTATCGGCATCACCGTGGGTACCTACTCCTCGATCTTCGTGGCCAGCCCGATCCTCTACGGATTTGGCCCCAGCGAACTCAAGGCAACGGAAGAAGAAGACTAA